In a genomic window of Alteromonas gilva:
- a CDS encoding alpha/beta hydrolase family protein — MLVVIARIAIEKGNIMIRCVLRCLFACSFIGFSTLSVGEITQSKVLDEGGSGQYKAVVTTDSALPEFVIYQPLDIRQAALAEQRLPVVIFANGGCNDTSYPFEHMLSDIASHGYLVIALGAMQQRLDDRPIVKASNDMMVDALDWIAQATKDKNSRYFDSADMKRVAYAGQSCGGAQLLAMAEEPRVQTFLMFNSGIGDMTMAQANKSSLLSLHGPVLYLVGGETDVATANALLDYERIEHVPVALANHANAGHSGTFEEPFGGSFSRMAIKWLDWQLKGVSANSATFLANDVKGFSDWSVKAKQFTR; from the coding sequence TTGTTAGTCGTTATTGCACGTATTGCTATTGAAAAAGGGAATATTATGATCCGCTGCGTACTGAGATGCCTGTTTGCCTGTTCGTTTATTGGTTTTTCAACACTAAGTGTTGGCGAAATTACCCAGAGTAAAGTACTTGATGAAGGTGGTAGTGGCCAGTATAAGGCGGTCGTTACCACAGATTCAGCGCTACCTGAGTTTGTTATCTATCAGCCGCTGGATATTCGTCAGGCGGCACTGGCGGAACAACGCCTGCCCGTGGTTATTTTTGCCAACGGTGGCTGTAATGACACGTCTTACCCCTTTGAACACATGCTTTCTGACATTGCCTCCCACGGCTACCTGGTCATTGCACTAGGCGCTATGCAGCAACGTTTGGATGACCGCCCTATTGTAAAGGCATCCAACGACATGATGGTCGATGCACTCGATTGGATTGCGCAGGCAACAAAAGACAAAAACAGCCGTTATTTTGATAGCGCCGACATGAAAAGGGTGGCCTATGCCGGCCAGTCCTGCGGCGGGGCTCAGTTACTGGCCATGGCCGAAGAACCTCGGGTACAAACGTTTCTAATGTTTAATTCAGGGATTGGTGACATGACAATGGCGCAGGCCAACAAATCATCTTTGCTGTCTCTTCATGGGCCCGTGTTGTATCTGGTGGGGGGAGAAACTGACGTGGCGACGGCGAATGCTTTGCTCGACTACGAGCGCATTGAGCATGTTCCCGTGGCGCTGGCTAATCATGCCAATGCTGGTCATTCCGGTACGTTTGAAGAGCCGTTTGGCGGTTCGTTTAGCCGTATGGCAATTAAGTGGTTAGACTGGCAATTAAAAGGCGTCAGCGCGAACTCTGCCACCTTCCTGGCTAACGATGTGAAAGGGTTTTCGGACTGGTCAGTAAAAGCCAAACAATTTACCAGGTAA
- a CDS encoding FKBP-type peptidyl-prolyl cis-trans isomerase, with amino-acid sequence MAKRKQSKGSRGSNKNLSEEVIAKFQQRADVTATASGLLYRVIEQADGVVPGMQDNVKVHQRIKLGDGSVIDDTYKKGLPEEYAVSEAIEGLQEGFQLMNTGARFEFVIPPELAWGKRGNSGAIGPNAVMIVDVRLVAVE; translated from the coding sequence ATGGCTAAACGTAAACAGTCCAAAGGCTCGCGGGGCAGTAACAAAAACCTTAGCGAAGAAGTCATTGCCAAATTTCAGCAACGAGCGGATGTCACCGCAACGGCCAGTGGCTTGTTGTATCGTGTTATTGAGCAAGCTGATGGGGTGGTGCCAGGCATGCAGGATAACGTTAAAGTGCATCAGCGCATTAAACTCGGCGATGGCAGTGTTATCGATGACACCTACAAAAAAGGCCTGCCGGAAGAATATGCAGTCAGCGAGGCGATTGAAGGGTTGCAGGAAGGGTTTCAGCTGATGAACACCGGCGCCCGTTTTGAGTTTGTTATTCCGCCTGAACTAGCCTGGGGTAAGCGCGGCAACTCGGGTGCAATTGGACCAAACGCGGTAATGATTGTTGATGTACGCCTGGTTGCAGTTGAATAA
- a CDS encoding TonB-dependent receptor codes for MFKRTHIATAIVMAMSWQASYAQDTNTQEDTVEIIEVSGVRSSLNKAIAIKRQEKQIVDSIVAVDIGKFPDNNVVEALQRVTGVQVTDRGAGEVNTVTIRGLSDVTTTVNGRNIFTSAGRAVALADIPAALLESVNVYKTRSASQIGSGIAGQIDVNTQRPFNFDGAAVVVAGRMINQEQADKTDPQFSALVSNRWELDGGGEFGALVNVAYTRTNFRDQSITAGAMVPFMTEQPAAGFTPLQRIFPDQCSPNCWEPGLEEGLPFSEGSTLNINGVETPYYLARDAVFAFDGTGKRERPAVNVSLQYAPNSSSEYTFEAFYNGFSTENFTGLNFFFVDWWGNVNPNDPIETIPGTNIIQSRFVNDAFNFNSADYVESSTDSYLYALGGKWFISDEFTLKSEIYYQDSEFETDFMALRTNAGQPRIFHHINPNGNGVPAVEVINGSVTNPAQYSVAEMYDNGGASQGDSLTFTLDGEYLLYGDFFESVSFGVFYDKRTATEGSREISGAAGGAPMTDFDESYYRTNSDFFDGRADYPESWVLMDAQKAFGERDMWRDRYGFTGDPLLDTFYNFDIQETTLSLYVETDFSTEIGGRQLDGQLGLRYETSEADMQFFDRSLDPTSADRDDATLLPSAVVRYHLTDDLIARFAYTETIRRPGFAQLNSYITYFPDVTNIGYGTASSGNPNLDPVESVNLDFSLEYYFGEGNTVYATYFNRDIEGLVYDSVRNIVAQGPQDDEPYPYILSQPDNTSNATLSGVEIGAVYFPEWLPDMLDGFGVQASYTALDSEQDIPIFDRTTGELERYISQPVFGVSDSSHSTVLVYDKDDLSMRLSYVWRESFLRNYEARSFANPLPIYSQPEKSLDFQLTYDLTEQVSVTFDATNITEEIFSQYYQFPETHNFSNALYSRTFALGFRYNM; via the coding sequence TTGTGATGGCTATGTCATGGCAGGCCTCATACGCTCAGGACACAAACACACAAGAAGATACAGTAGAGATCATTGAGGTTTCTGGTGTACGAAGCAGTCTTAATAAAGCTATCGCGATCAAGCGTCAGGAAAAGCAAATCGTCGATTCGATTGTTGCCGTTGATATCGGTAAGTTCCCAGACAACAACGTGGTAGAGGCATTACAGCGTGTAACTGGTGTGCAGGTCACCGACCGCGGTGCGGGTGAAGTCAATACCGTGACGATTCGTGGTTTGTCAGACGTGACCACAACTGTTAATGGTCGTAACATCTTTACCTCTGCAGGCCGTGCTGTAGCGCTGGCCGATATTCCAGCCGCCTTACTTGAAAGTGTTAATGTTTATAAAACACGTTCTGCCTCGCAGATTGGTAGTGGTATTGCTGGTCAAATCGATGTAAACACCCAGCGCCCGTTCAATTTTGACGGTGCAGCTGTTGTGGTCGCCGGTCGTATGATCAACCAGGAGCAGGCAGATAAAACTGACCCACAATTTAGTGCCTTGGTATCAAATCGCTGGGAGCTTGATGGTGGTGGTGAGTTTGGCGCCTTAGTGAATGTGGCGTACACTCGCACAAATTTCCGCGATCAGTCAATTACTGCTGGTGCGATGGTTCCTTTTATGACCGAGCAGCCTGCGGCGGGCTTTACGCCACTGCAACGTATCTTTCCTGACCAGTGTTCACCTAACTGCTGGGAGCCGGGTTTAGAAGAGGGCCTGCCATTTTCTGAAGGTTCTACGCTGAACATAAACGGTGTTGAAACTCCTTATTACTTAGCCCGTGATGCGGTATTCGCGTTTGATGGCACTGGTAAGCGTGAACGTCCTGCGGTTAATGTTTCTTTACAATATGCGCCAAACAGCTCATCTGAATATACCTTTGAAGCATTTTACAATGGTTTCAGTACTGAAAACTTCACAGGTCTGAACTTCTTCTTCGTGGACTGGTGGGGTAACGTTAATCCAAACGATCCTATCGAAACGATTCCTGGCACCAATATTATTCAGTCGCGCTTCGTTAACGATGCGTTCAACTTCAACTCTGCCGACTATGTAGAATCTAGTACTGACAGCTACTTGTATGCGCTAGGTGGTAAATGGTTTATCAGTGACGAGTTTACCCTTAAATCTGAAATCTACTACCAGGATTCTGAGTTTGAAACTGACTTTATGGCCCTGCGTACTAACGCTGGTCAGCCGCGTATTTTTCACCACATCAACCCCAATGGTAATGGTGTTCCAGCGGTTGAAGTCATTAATGGTAGCGTAACCAATCCGGCACAATATTCTGTTGCTGAAATGTACGATAATGGTGGTGCTTCACAAGGTGACTCTCTGACGTTTACCCTGGATGGCGAATACCTGTTGTATGGCGACTTCTTTGAATCGGTGAGCTTTGGTGTGTTTTATGACAAGCGTACTGCAACCGAAGGCAGCCGCGAAATCAGCGGTGCTGCGGGTGGCGCGCCAATGACTGACTTTGACGAGTCTTACTACCGCACTAACAGCGACTTCTTTGATGGCCGAGCTGATTACCCGGAATCATGGGTATTAATGGACGCACAAAAAGCGTTTGGCGAGCGTGATATGTGGCGCGATCGTTATGGCTTTACAGGTGACCCGTTACTGGATACCTTCTACAACTTTGATATCCAGGAAACGACGCTGTCACTGTATGTAGAAACTGATTTCTCAACAGAGATTGGTGGTCGTCAATTAGACGGTCAGCTTGGTTTACGTTATGAAACCTCCGAAGCTGACATGCAGTTCTTCGATCGTTCGTTAGACCCAACGTCTGCTGACCGTGATGATGCGACACTGCTGCCAAGCGCTGTTGTTCGTTATCACCTTACCGACGATTTGATTGCGCGCTTTGCTTATACAGAAACGATTCGTCGTCCTGGTTTCGCGCAGCTTAACTCGTATATTACGTATTTCCCTGACGTAACGAATATCGGTTATGGCACAGCGTCAAGTGGTAACCCTAACCTGGATCCAGTTGAGTCAGTAAACCTCGACTTCTCACTGGAGTATTACTTTGGTGAAGGCAACACGGTTTATGCAACTTACTTCAACCGTGACATCGAAGGTTTGGTGTACGACTCAGTGCGTAACATTGTTGCCCAGGGTCCACAGGATGACGAGCCGTATCCGTATATCCTGAGCCAGCCAGACAATACCTCGAATGCGACCCTGAGTGGTGTTGAGATTGGCGCGGTGTACTTCCCTGAGTGGCTGCCGGATATGTTAGACGGATTTGGTGTGCAGGCGAGTTATACTGCCCTGGATTCAGAGCAGGATATTCCAATCTTTGACCGCACAACCGGTGAGTTAGAGCGCTATATTTCACAGCCTGTATTTGGTGTGTCTGATAGCTCTCATTCTACCGTGTTGGTATACGATAAAGATGATTTGAGCATGCGCTTATCTTACGTATGGCGTGAAAGCTTCCTGCGTAACTACGAGGCGCGTTCATTTGCTAACCCGCTGCCAATTTATTCGCAGCCTGAAAAGTCACTGGACTTCCAGTTAACCTATGACTTGACTGAACAAGTATCGGTAACTTTCGATGCAACCAATATTACTGAAGAGATTTTCTCGCAGTACTATCAGTTCCCTGAAACGCATAACTTCTCTAATGCGTTATACAGTCGTACGTTTGCTCTTGGCTTCCGTTACAACATGTAA
- a CDS encoding glycoside hydrolase family 127 protein → MKTTTIKHWCLATCVSAILLGINGCSQPTEVNQQANPADKVAVTDSSVVQRVADARLFDLQQVRITDGPFAHAMHTNVNYLLAMEPDKLLAPYLREAGIAAKSESYGNWENTGLDGHIGGHYLSALSLAYAATGDTSLVERLDYMLDELKAAQEAGDGYLGGIPNSAAMWAEIKAGNINADLFSLNERWVPLYNIDKIFHGLRDAYEIAHREQAKTMLMDLGAWMLDITANLSDEQIQQMLYSEHGGLNEVFADMANISGDARYLALGRKFTHNTILDPLTKQQDKLTGLHANTQIPKIIGALRVAELDDDQVWIDAAKFFWQTVTQRRSVSIGGNSVREHFHDEQDFTPMVEDIEGPETCNTYNMMKLSKMLFLHTGEQRYLDFYERATYNHILSSQHPEHGGLVYFTSMRPGHYRMYSSVHDSMWCCVGSGIENHSKYGELVFTHTDNAVWVNLFMSATVNWQSKGVVIEQQTRFPDQDEVSLVIGTNDTPATFTLNIRQPEWASKALEVKVNGQPAQAVVADGYVQINRQWQHNDKVTFNLHPELTVEQLPDGQDYYSVLYGPVVMATPVTAFQDEALNFVADDSRMGHIAAGPVCPPEALPIMLGEPQVFLNNLQREDANQLAFIAQNNVAIAEPVKPQSAARLVPFFRLHDSRYQVYWPQLDKSGFDQFVTDASARADNEAALAAMTVDKITPGEQQPEVEHDFKGQDTQAGVNNGRHWRDASGYFQYRLSNPEKRATALRLTYFSGDVDRRFDVLINGEVLASVTLPEGQPEADFYTVDYPLSQAMTTAEELTLKFAAKPGSVAGGIYGIRLIAE, encoded by the coding sequence ATGAAAACTACGACAATTAAACACTGGTGTCTGGCAACATGTGTCAGTGCAATTCTCCTGGGTATAAATGGCTGTAGCCAACCAACTGAAGTTAATCAGCAAGCTAATCCTGCTGATAAGGTCGCAGTGACCGATTCTTCTGTTGTGCAGCGCGTTGCTGACGCCCGACTCTTTGATTTACAGCAGGTCCGAATTACCGATGGGCCCTTTGCTCACGCGATGCACACGAACGTCAATTATCTGCTGGCGATGGAGCCAGACAAGTTACTGGCGCCTTACTTACGCGAAGCTGGTATCGCAGCGAAATCTGAATCCTACGGAAACTGGGAGAATACCGGCCTTGATGGTCATATCGGCGGCCATTATTTAAGTGCCCTGAGCCTGGCTTATGCCGCCACTGGTGATACATCGCTGGTGGAACGCCTCGACTATATGCTCGATGAGCTAAAAGCCGCGCAAGAGGCAGGTGATGGCTATTTAGGCGGTATTCCCAACAGCGCAGCGATGTGGGCAGAAATAAAAGCCGGTAATATCAATGCCGATTTGTTCAGCCTGAACGAGCGCTGGGTACCCTTATACAATATTGATAAAATCTTTCATGGCTTGCGTGACGCTTACGAAATCGCTCACCGGGAACAAGCGAAAACTATGCTAATGGACTTAGGCGCATGGATGCTGGATATCACCGCTAACCTAAGTGATGAGCAAATTCAGCAAATGCTTTACTCTGAACATGGTGGTCTCAATGAGGTATTTGCCGACATGGCTAATATCAGCGGCGATGCGCGATACTTAGCGCTAGGCAGAAAATTTACCCATAACACAATACTGGACCCGCTTACCAAGCAGCAGGATAAGCTCACAGGGTTGCACGCGAACACGCAAATTCCCAAAATCATTGGTGCTTTGCGGGTGGCCGAACTGGATGACGATCAGGTTTGGATTGATGCTGCAAAATTCTTTTGGCAAACCGTAACTCAACGCCGAAGCGTGAGTATTGGTGGCAACAGCGTGCGTGAGCATTTTCATGATGAACAGGACTTCACCCCAATGGTTGAAGACATTGAAGGGCCTGAAACCTGCAACACCTATAACATGATGAAGCTGAGTAAAATGCTGTTTTTGCATACGGGAGAACAGCGCTATCTCGATTTTTATGAGCGGGCAACCTATAACCACATTCTCTCCAGTCAACACCCGGAACACGGCGGATTAGTGTACTTTACGTCTATGCGTCCAGGCCATTACCGTATGTATTCATCGGTACATGATTCAATGTGGTGTTGCGTGGGCTCTGGCATCGAAAACCACAGCAAGTATGGCGAATTGGTGTTTACCCATACTGACAATGCGGTATGGGTGAACCTGTTCATGTCTGCCACGGTAAACTGGCAATCCAAAGGTGTGGTTATTGAGCAACAAACCCGGTTCCCTGATCAGGATGAGGTATCGCTGGTTATTGGTACTAACGATACGCCTGCGACGTTTACCCTTAATATCCGCCAACCGGAGTGGGCCAGCAAGGCGTTAGAAGTCAAGGTGAATGGCCAGCCAGCTCAGGCAGTGGTTGCCGATGGATATGTACAGATTAACCGCCAGTGGCAACACAATGACAAAGTGACTTTTAACTTACATCCAGAGCTTACCGTTGAACAACTGCCCGATGGACAAGACTACTACTCGGTGCTTTACGGTCCGGTCGTGATGGCAACACCGGTTACTGCGTTCCAGGATGAAGCGCTCAACTTTGTTGCCGACGATAGCCGCATGGGGCACATTGCCGCGGGCCCGGTTTGCCCACCTGAAGCGTTACCTATTATGCTCGGCGAGCCACAGGTTTTTTTGAATAATCTGCAGCGCGAAGACGCTAACCAACTGGCTTTTATTGCCCAGAACAATGTTGCTATCGCAGAGCCAGTCAAGCCGCAGTCTGCAGCGCGTTTAGTGCCGTTTTTCCGGCTGCATGATTCGCGCTATCAGGTTTACTGGCCTCAATTAGACAAAAGCGGATTTGACCAGTTCGTCACTGATGCCAGCGCCCGGGCCGATAACGAGGCTGCGCTTGCCGCGATGACGGTAGATAAAATAACGCCGGGAGAGCAGCAGCCTGAGGTGGAACACGACTTTAAAGGTCAGGACACCCAGGCTGGTGTTAATAACGGGCGGCACTGGCGTGATGCCAGCGGGTATTTTCAGTACAGGTTGTCTAATCCTGAAAAACGCGCAACAGCGCTACGCCTGACCTATTTTAGTGGTGATGTTGACCGCCGGTTTGATGTGTTGATTAACGGTGAAGTATTAGCCTCCGTGACGCTGCCTGAAGGTCAGCCTGAGGCCGATTTTTATACCGTTGATTATCCACTCAGTCAGGCAATGACGACAGCCGAAGAATTAACCTTAAAGTTTGCGGCTAAACCCGGCTCGGTTGCCGGCGGCATTTACGGTATTCGGCTTATCGCAGAATAA
- a CDS encoding MFS transporter, producing MVSHKLTRLEKIGFGAGDMAVNVVISSMMLIITFFYTDVFGLKPSDMALMFLLVRVLDAVSDPLMGMVTDRYTSRWGRYRPYFLFLSVPFGISVFLTFSTPDVDYNAKLVWAYSTYIFVTLMFTAVTIPYISLIGVMTADPKEKLSANGYRLFFAKVAAFLVTIIVPWMAGADYWEGNIAAGYQTAMGLMAGLAVVMFLFCFFTTTERLEHEVEEKPLKEQISLLFKNDQWLILCSVCVLGTIGYVVRGSVALYYAKYYLGGDAGLQSMFLSTGVGAAILAMVASTWITKRYCKVKLFRFSQMAVGLLSAAMYFLVGPQDVILAFILFFLISFVVDLHAPIFWSAIAEAVDYGESKTGKRVAGLAFGGISFCQKAGMGIAGALVGWLLTYFDYEASTQQTEFTLLGIVLMLTVIPGFFHFLVGWLMGRYKITDDQYQQLSAVVQAKRNAVINERKAKGESIDPTDIPAELK from the coding sequence ATGGTTTCGCATAAGTTAACCCGGTTAGAAAAAATCGGTTTCGGGGCCGGAGACATGGCAGTCAATGTTGTGATCTCGTCGATGATGTTGATCATCACATTCTTTTATACAGATGTTTTTGGCCTCAAGCCATCAGATATGGCACTCATGTTCTTACTGGTGAGGGTTCTGGATGCGGTAAGTGACCCACTAATGGGTATGGTAACAGACCGTTACACCAGTCGTTGGGGTCGATATCGCCCTTATTTCTTGTTCTTATCTGTGCCGTTCGGTATTTCCGTATTCCTCACATTCAGCACGCCAGACGTAGATTATAACGCCAAACTGGTGTGGGCTTACTCTACTTATATCTTTGTTACCCTGATGTTTACGGCGGTGACAATACCCTATATTTCTTTGATCGGTGTAATGACTGCTGATCCAAAAGAAAAACTCTCAGCCAATGGCTATCGTTTGTTCTTCGCTAAGGTGGCGGCATTTTTAGTCACTATTATTGTACCCTGGATGGCTGGTGCGGATTACTGGGAAGGCAATATTGCTGCCGGTTATCAAACCGCGATGGGACTAATGGCTGGGCTTGCCGTGGTAATGTTCCTGTTTTGCTTTTTTACCACGACAGAGCGTTTAGAGCACGAAGTAGAAGAGAAGCCGCTTAAAGAGCAAATTTCTTTACTGTTTAAAAACGACCAATGGCTTATTTTGTGCAGTGTATGTGTACTCGGTACAATTGGTTACGTGGTGCGTGGCTCTGTTGCTTTGTATTATGCTAAATATTATCTCGGCGGCGATGCTGGCCTGCAGTCTATGTTCTTGTCGACGGGTGTGGGCGCAGCGATTTTAGCGATGGTAGCGTCAACATGGATCACCAAGCGTTACTGCAAGGTGAAGCTGTTCCGTTTTAGTCAAATGGCGGTTGGTTTGCTCAGTGCTGCGATGTACTTTCTGGTTGGTCCGCAAGATGTCATTCTGGCGTTCATCCTGTTTTTCTTAATTAGCTTTGTGGTTGACCTGCATGCTCCAATTTTTTGGTCGGCCATTGCCGAAGCGGTTGATTATGGTGAGAGCAAAACCGGTAAGCGTGTTGCTGGTCTGGCGTTTGGTGGAATTTCATTTTGTCAAAAAGCGGGAATGGGCATTGCCGGCGCGCTGGTTGGCTGGTTGCTAACCTATTTTGATTATGAGGCGTCAACACAACAAACCGAGTTTACGCTGCTGGGTATTGTGCTAATGCTGACAGTTATCCCCGGTTTCTTCCATTTTCTGGTGGGTTGGCTCATGGGCCGTTATAAAATTACTGATGATCAGTATCAGCAGCTGTCGGCGGTTGTTCAGGCCAAGCGTAACGCAGTTATTAATGAGCGTAAGGCGAAGGGCGAGAGCATCGACCCAACCGATATTCCAGCCGAATTAAAATAG
- a CDS encoding sugar efflux transporter yields the protein MSLFIVEGLHSPPAYIGMYTVAVTLAGLVFSQWLGTLADKGISARKMFMIAVSGMAAALLVFANTSSFWVVLVAGVILFSMGNAAIPQVLTLGRQWAVQQPDVNLAQFNARLRAAISFAWIGGPPLGYALAAGVDFDRSFYMAAFFALVALCFAAVFIPEVATSSPQASNHRTQKTPAYFWLMVLAITFGSVGNIMYSSALPLYVINELGFATHTPGIFMGLVACLEIPVMLYAGKLAHKRNKIKMFGVAFGCAMVFYIGVFFATQVWQLIALQFINALFYGVFAGLGLTILQDQLPARIGFTAAVYSNAIKVGMMLGTTATGVLAQFFSFRFATIGAFCAAGAALSCLLLFNYRKNLARNAGPNHISGNAGSGQLAGSQVQ from the coding sequence ATGAGTTTATTCATTGTTGAAGGGCTGCACAGCCCGCCTGCTTATATTGGTATGTATACCGTAGCGGTGACACTGGCTGGTTTAGTGTTTAGTCAGTGGCTTGGCACTCTGGCAGATAAGGGCATCAGTGCCCGAAAAATGTTTATGATCGCGGTAAGCGGCATGGCTGCAGCGCTACTGGTATTTGCTAATACCTCATCGTTTTGGGTAGTGCTGGTAGCTGGCGTGATATTGTTTTCAATGGGTAATGCTGCAATTCCTCAAGTACTTACTTTAGGCCGGCAATGGGCCGTCCAACAGCCTGACGTTAATTTAGCCCAGTTCAATGCCAGGTTACGCGCCGCAATTTCGTTTGCCTGGATTGGCGGGCCGCCACTCGGTTATGCCCTGGCCGCAGGGGTAGACTTTGACCGCTCCTTTTATATGGCGGCATTCTTTGCCTTAGTGGCGCTGTGCTTTGCAGCAGTGTTCATTCCTGAAGTGGCCACTAGTTCACCGCAGGCGTCAAACCACAGGACTCAAAAAACACCGGCATATTTTTGGTTGATGGTACTGGCGATTACGTTTGGGTCGGTGGGAAATATCATGTATTCCTCAGCGTTGCCGCTGTACGTCATTAATGAGCTGGGCTTTGCCACGCATACACCAGGTATATTTATGGGGTTGGTAGCCTGCCTGGAAATCCCTGTTATGCTCTATGCCGGCAAGCTGGCGCATAAGCGCAATAAAATCAAAATGTTTGGCGTTGCCTTTGGCTGTGCCATGGTGTTTTACATCGGCGTTTTCTTTGCCACCCAGGTGTGGCAGTTAATTGCGCTACAGTTCATAAATGCGCTGTTTTACGGTGTCTTTGCTGGTCTCGGCTTAACCATTTTGCAAGATCAATTGCCTGCTAGGATCGGCTTTACAGCGGCGGTGTACTCCAATGCCATTAAGGTTGGCATGATGCTGGGAACCACCGCTACAGGTGTGCTCGCGCAGTTCTTTAGTTTCCGCTTTGCGACCATAGGCGCATTTTGTGCCGCGGGTGCGGCACTAAGTTGCTTACTGCTTTTCAACTATCGAAAAAACCTCGCCCGCAATGCCGGGCCCAACCACATTTCAGGCAACGCTGGCAGCGGCCAATTAGCTGGCAGTCAGGTGCAGTGA
- a CDS encoding carboxylesterase/lipase family protein, with translation MKRLATLSAAAWLCLVAVTGNVYARALEHVTVEQGKLQGKVENNIAVFKGVPFAQPPVGELRWRPPQPAKAWQGVKTAYEFAPAPMQAGEPPVGKSEDSLYLNIWTPAQSQDEQLPVFVWIYGGGFSFGMASDPLFNGTQLAEKDVIVVTIAYRVGQLGFLAHPELSAESPDNVSGNYGLLDQIAALQWIRDNIAAFGGDPKNVTIAGESAGGISVSMLAASPLAKDLFHKAISQSGGSFGPTRKVNYPGENMVTLEQAEAEGLEYVKRFGTTSIAELRAMPAETFIPRGWSLPGGWPIVDGHVIPDDQFTLYEKGNFNDVPALVGYNSDEGVSFVRGNDAKQFIDGIHTRFGPYAPQLIDAYSVSDTAVTRSARNLIRDAAFGWHTWSWARLQTRHGEAPAYLYYFDQHPDYPKDSPQYNQGSPHGQDIAFVFKQLDKANPQVSKTDLALSESIATYWTNFVKSGNPNGQDLAEWPAFSADAASVMYFQQTPHVGPVPDKPALETLDEYFHWRRTAEGKAWANQ, from the coding sequence ATGAAACGTCTAGCCACATTAAGCGCTGCAGCATGGCTTTGCTTAGTTGCCGTGACCGGGAATGTTTATGCCCGGGCGCTGGAGCATGTCACCGTTGAACAGGGCAAACTACAAGGTAAAGTTGAAAACAATATTGCGGTGTTTAAAGGCGTACCTTTCGCCCAACCGCCGGTTGGCGAGTTGCGTTGGCGACCGCCCCAGCCGGCAAAAGCATGGCAGGGTGTAAAAACAGCGTATGAATTTGCGCCCGCGCCCATGCAGGCGGGCGAGCCGCCAGTTGGAAAAAGTGAAGATAGCTTATACCTGAATATCTGGACCCCGGCACAATCTCAAGACGAACAGCTCCCCGTGTTTGTTTGGATATACGGTGGCGGTTTCAGCTTTGGTATGGCATCAGATCCTCTGTTTAATGGCACCCAGTTGGCAGAAAAAGACGTGATTGTTGTGACTATTGCTTATCGGGTTGGTCAGTTAGGCTTTTTAGCTCATCCTGAGCTGTCTGCTGAGAGTCCTGACAACGTTTCCGGTAACTACGGGCTGCTCGACCAAATCGCTGCATTGCAATGGATTCGCGATAATATTGCCGCATTTGGTGGCGATCCGAAGAACGTAACGATTGCCGGTGAATCCGCGGGTGGCATTTCGGTAAGTATGCTGGCGGCGTCGCCTCTCGCTAAGGACCTTTTTCATAAGGCTATATCCCAAAGTGGTGGCTCTTTTGGCCCTACCCGTAAGGTTAACTATCCCGGCGAAAACATGGTAACGCTGGAGCAGGCCGAAGCAGAAGGTTTAGAGTACGTGAAGCGGTTTGGCACGACTTCTATTGCTGAATTACGCGCTATGCCGGCAGAAACATTTATTCCCAGAGGCTGGTCACTGCCAGGCGGCTGGCCGATTGTTGACGGTCACGTTATTCCCGATGACCAGTTCACCCTGTATGAAAAAGGCAATTTTAACGATGTTCCCGCTCTGGTCGGTTATAACTCCGATGAAGGGGTGAGCTTTGTGCGGGGCAACGATGCCAAGCAATTTATAGACGGGATCCACACCCGCTTTGGCCCTTATGCACCGCAGCTCATTGACGCCTATTCTGTATCGGACACGGCAGTCACCCGCAGCGCCCGAAACCTCATTCGTGATGCGGCTTTTGGTTGGCATACATGGAGTTGGGCCCGACTACAAACACGTCATGGTGAGGCGCCGGCTTATCTTTATTATTTTGATCAACATCCGGACTACCCAAAAGACTCGCCACAATACAACCAGGGTTCCCCCCACGGTCAGGATATAGCATTCGTCTTTAAGCAACTCGATAAGGCAAATCCGCAGGTCAGCAAAACAGATCTGGCGCTGTCAGAATCAATAGCCACGTACTGGACTAACTTTGTTAAAAGTGGCAATCCGAATGGTCAGGATTTGGCCGAGTGGCCCGCCTTTAGTGCTGATGCTGCGTCTGTGATGTACTTTCAACAAACGCCTCACGTAGGGCCGGTGCCCGATAAGCCGGCGTTAGAAACCCTGGATGAATATTTTCACTGGCGACGTACCGCCGAAGGAAAAGCCTGGGCGAATCAATAA